One part of the Desulfomicrobium apsheronum genome encodes these proteins:
- a CDS encoding peroxiredoxin: MMRALLFAALLTIVPALLPAQETPIPKERIFETGSLDPLDSSLKVKVGDPAPDFSLPTIDGRTVTLAEFRGKKNVVLSFIPAAWTPVCSGQWPGYNIVEDMFDQAETQLVGISVDNVPTLHAWVQEMGGVWFPVASDFYPHGRLAEALGILRSTGEAERSLFLIDKQGIIRYIDVHDINSRPDLGPLMKAMQELK; this comes from the coding sequence ATGATGCGCGCGCTGCTTTTTGCCGCACTGCTGACCATTGTCCCGGCCCTGCTCCCGGCCCAGGAAACGCCGATACCAAAAGAACGCATCTTCGAGACAGGCAGCCTGGACCCGCTGGACAGCAGCCTGAAGGTCAAGGTCGGTGACCCGGCGCCGGACTTCTCCCTGCCGACAATCGATGGACGCACCGTCACCCTGGCCGAGTTCCGGGGCAAGAAGAACGTCGTCCTGTCCTTCATTCCGGCGGCCTGGACGCCGGTCTGCTCCGGGCAGTGGCCCGGTTACAACATCGTAGAGGACATGTTCGATCAGGCCGAAACCCAGCTCGTGGGCATAAGCGTGGACAACGTGCCCACGCTGCACGCCTGGGTGCAGGAGATGGGCGGGGTGTGGTTCCCCGTGGCCTCGGATTTCTATCCGCACGGCAGATTGGCCGAGGCGCTGGGCATCCTGCGTTCAACGGGCGAGGCCGAACGCTCCCTGTTCCTGATCGATAAGCAGGGCATCATCCGCTACATCGACGTGCACGACATCAACTCGCGCCCGGACCTGGGGCCGCTCATGAAGGCCATGCAGGAACTCAAGTAG
- a CDS encoding peroxiredoxin family protein translates to MPTRIVITFLFLSLFACSAMAMEASDSATSHPLPVGSSMPDLLLRGELNPEHLRHLGLKTPAPRHLSEINAKTVILVAFSMYCPHCQREAPALNELNALIASRGLGEDVKLIGVGIGNSDFEVQVFRDKYAITFPLFSDPDFKVNKEIGEVGTPFFYVLAMNPEKKEIRVAKTLLGRMESAETFLEQALKACDGGK, encoded by the coding sequence ATGCCAACCAGAATCGTAATCACTTTCCTTTTTCTTTCGCTGTTTGCCTGCAGCGCCATGGCCATGGAGGCCTCGGACAGCGCGACCTCGCACCCACTGCCCGTGGGCAGCTCCATGCCGGACCTGCTCCTGCGCGGCGAACTGAACCCGGAGCATCTTAGGCATTTGGGACTCAAAACCCCCGCGCCGCGGCATCTCTCCGAAATAAATGCCAAAACAGTCATCCTCGTAGCGTTCAGCATGTACTGCCCGCACTGCCAGCGCGAAGCCCCGGCCCTCAATGAATTGAACGCACTGATCGCCAGTCGGGGCCTTGGCGAAGACGTCAAGCTCATCGGTGTCGGCATCGGCAACTCGGATTTCGAGGTACAGGTCTTCCGCGACAAGTACGCCATCACCTTTCCCCTCTTTTCCGACCCGGATTTCAAGGTCAACAAGGAGATCGGCGAAGTCGGGACCCCGTTCTTCTACGTGCTGGCCATGAACCCGGAGAAAAAGGAAATTCGTGTCGCCAAGACACTGCTCGGGCGCATGGAATCGGCGGAAACATTTCTTGAGCAAGCCTTGAAAGCCTGTGACGGAGGAAAATGA
- a CDS encoding nitroreductase family protein: MMELLDAIHTRRSIRKYLDKPVPEEMLGILLKAAMSAPSAGNQQPWHFIVIRDRTKLDSIPSFHPYSKMVLQAPAAIVVCGDPDGKKWPTFWDQDASAATQNILLAARDLGLGTVWVGIYPEKDRMDGFRKLLGIPENIIPFSLVPVGWPDGTFEAVNRFRPELIHNESWGAK; encoded by the coding sequence ATGATGGAACTCCTGGACGCCATCCACACCCGTCGCAGCATCCGCAAATATCTCGATAAACCCGTCCCGGAGGAGATGCTCGGCATCCTCCTCAAGGCCGCCATGAGCGCGCCTTCGGCGGGAAACCAGCAGCCCTGGCATTTCATCGTCATAAGGGACAGGACCAAGCTCGACTCCATCCCAAGCTTCCATCCCTACAGCAAGATGGTCCTGCAGGCCCCTGCGGCCATTGTGGTCTGCGGCGACCCGGACGGCAAGAAATGGCCGACCTTCTGGGATCAGGACGCAAGCGCCGCCACCCAGAACATCCTCCTGGCCGCCCGTGACCTCGGGCTCGGCACAGTCTGGGTCGGAATCTACCCGGAGAAGGACCGCATGGACGGCTTCCGCAAGCTCCTCGGCATCCCGGAAAACATCATCCCCTTCTCCCTCGTCCCGGTGGGCTGGCCGGACGGAACCTTCGAGGCCGTGAACCGCTTCAGGCCGGAACTGATCCATAACGAGTCGTGGGGCGCCAAGTAG